A DNA window from Streptomyces sp. CA-278952 contains the following coding sequences:
- the kdpA gene encoding potassium-transporting ATPase subunit KdpA — translation MTSQVAGLLQLTALIAALALAYRPLGDYMARVYSSEKNYRPEKWIYKAIGAHPATEMRWPAYLRGVLAFSAVSVLFMYLMQRVQGSLPGSLGFSSIDPDQAFNTAASFVANTNWQSYYGEQAMGHVVQTGGLAVQNFLSAAVGMAVAVALVRGFARSRTGELGNFWADLVRGTVRILVPISVIGAIVLVAAGAIQNFSGIHQVGQFMGGTQEWNGGAVASQEVIKELGTNGGGYFNANSAHPFENPNPLSNLFEIFLILLIPFALTRTFGRMVGSLKQGYAILGAMAVIWIGFTALMMWTEFAHRGPAFEIAGGAMEGKETRFGIAGSSMFAVATTLTSTGAVNSFHSSYTGFGGGITMLGMQLGEIAPGGVGSGLYGMLIMAIIAVFIAGLMVGRTPEYLGKKIGTRQIKLAACYILITPALVLGFTAVAMALPTPVDSMTNSGAHGFSEILYAYTSGANNNGSAFAGLNADTQWFNTTIGIAMLLGRFLPMVFVLALAGSLAGQKPVPETAGTLRTDKPLYSGLLVGTILIITGLTYFPALALGPLAEGLAS, via the coding sequence ATGACTTCCCAGGTCGCTGGTCTGCTCCAGCTCACAGCCCTGATCGCCGCCCTCGCCCTCGCCTACCGTCCGCTGGGCGATTACATGGCCAGGGTCTACTCCTCCGAGAAGAACTACCGACCGGAGAAGTGGATATACAAGGCCATCGGCGCCCATCCGGCCACCGAGATGCGGTGGCCCGCCTATCTGCGCGGAGTGCTCGCCTTCTCGGCGGTGAGCGTTCTCTTCATGTACCTGATGCAAAGGGTGCAGGGCTCGCTGCCCGGTTCGCTCGGCTTCTCCTCGATCGACCCGGACCAGGCGTTCAACACCGCCGCGTCCTTCGTCGCCAACACCAACTGGCAGTCGTACTACGGCGAACAGGCCATGGGCCACGTCGTGCAGACCGGCGGTCTCGCGGTGCAGAACTTCCTGTCCGCGGCCGTCGGCATGGCCGTCGCGGTGGCCCTCGTACGGGGCTTCGCCCGGTCGCGTACGGGTGAACTCGGCAACTTCTGGGCCGACCTGGTGCGCGGGACCGTCCGCATCCTGGTCCCGATCTCGGTGATCGGCGCGATCGTCCTGGTCGCCGCCGGGGCGATCCAGAACTTCTCCGGCATCCACCAGGTCGGACAGTTCATGGGCGGTACGCAGGAGTGGAACGGCGGCGCGGTCGCCTCCCAGGAGGTCATCAAGGAGCTGGGCACCAACGGCGGCGGCTACTTCAACGCCAACTCCGCCCACCCCTTCGAGAACCCCAACCCCCTGTCGAACCTCTTCGAGATCTTCCTCATCCTGCTGATCCCGTTCGCGCTGACGCGGACCTTCGGCCGGATGGTCGGATCGCTGAAGCAGGGGTACGCGATCCTCGGCGCGATGGCCGTCATCTGGATCGGCTTCACGGCGCTGATGATGTGGACAGAATTCGCCCACCGCGGGCCCGCGTTCGAGATCGCCGGCGGCGCCATGGAAGGCAAGGAGACCCGCTTCGGGATCGCCGGCTCGTCGATGTTCGCGGTCGCCACGACGCTGACCTCGACCGGCGCGGTGAACTCCTTCCACTCCTCGTACACCGGCTTCGGCGGCGGCATCACCATGCTCGGCATGCAGCTCGGCGAGATCGCTCCCGGCGGTGTCGGCTCCGGCCTCTACGGCATGCTGATCATGGCGATCATCGCGGTGTTCATCGCCGGGCTGATGGTCGGACGCACCCCGGAGTACCTCGGCAAGAAGATCGGCACCCGCCAGATCAAGCTCGCGGCCTGCTACATCCTCATCACCCCGGCCCTCGTGCTCGGCTTCACCGCCGTCGCCATGGCCCTGCCGACCCCCGTCGACTCGATGACCAACTCGGGCGCGCACGGCTTCTCCGAGATCCTGTACGCCTACACCTCCGGCGCCAACAACAACGGCTCCGCCTTCGCCGGGCTCAACGCCGACACCCAGTGGTTCAACACGACCATCGGCATCGCGATGCTGCTCGGCCGGTTCCTGCCGATGGTGTTCGTCCTGGCCCTGGCCGGCTCGCTCGCCGGACAGAAGCCGGTGCCCGAGACCGCGGGCACGCTGCGCACCGACAAACCCCTCTACTCGGGGCTGCTCGTCGGCACGATCCTCATCATCACCGGACTCACCTACTTCCCGGCCCTGGCGCTGGGTCCGCTCGCCGAAGGGCTCGCCTCATGA
- the kdpF gene encoding K(+)-transporting ATPase subunit F — protein sequence MTVENVVGLVVAVSLLGYLILALLYPERF from the coding sequence GTGACCGTCGAAAACGTCGTCGGCCTCGTCGTGGCCGTGTCCCTGCTCGGATATCTCATCCTCGCTCTCCTTTACCCGGAGAGGTTCTGA